A stretch of the uncultured Desulfobacter sp. genome encodes the following:
- the tssK gene encoding type VI secretion system baseplate subunit TssK, which yields MNNSKVIWLEGMPLSAQHFQQHDRFFENLINARSLGIQPFNWGFHNLVIDTELLGIGKFALKQCSGIFQDGTPFDFPGDDQLPLPLDVPDDTGNEIVYLSLPVRRPDAVETDSDDNQESLARYRISERDVKNNITIGGDGTVCIYTGGLKTRLLMERDERSGYTCLAVARIVEARADKKIIIDDKFIAPNVNCVSEKNLKGYILELVGLLNIRGEAIAARMGAEGHGGVAGISDFLLLQTINRYQVLFKHLSTLPDLHPERVYQLLIQLSGELVAFFSKKKRPVDYPSYSHNDLQGTFTPVIEDLRRLLVKVYEQRAVPIELSDPKYNTYAARRPDVSLLKSAIFVLAVKARVDNKTLRDDLPNQIIIAPVETINEYIKSLTPGIGVHYLPVAPQELPYHPGFIYFELNTQCDLWQKLMQSAGIAIHISGNLPDLQLEFWAIKQG from the coding sequence ATGAATAATAGTAAGGTTATATGGCTGGAGGGCATGCCCTTATCCGCTCAGCATTTTCAGCAACATGACCGTTTTTTTGAAAATTTGATCAATGCCCGCTCCCTGGGCATACAGCCGTTTAACTGGGGCTTTCACAATCTGGTTATTGACACGGAGCTTCTCGGGATCGGCAAATTTGCTCTTAAACAATGTTCAGGTATTTTCCAGGACGGTACGCCCTTTGATTTTCCCGGAGATGACCAGTTACCCCTGCCGCTGGATGTCCCCGATGATACGGGTAACGAAATCGTATATCTTTCGTTGCCTGTGCGACGGCCGGATGCAGTAGAAACAGACAGCGATGATAACCAGGAGAGCCTTGCCCGTTACAGGATCAGCGAACGGGATGTGAAAAACAATATTACAATCGGTGGTGACGGCACCGTTTGTATATATACCGGCGGGCTGAAAACACGCCTTCTCATGGAAAGGGATGAACGCTCAGGTTATACGTGCCTGGCCGTTGCACGAATCGTTGAAGCGCGCGCTGATAAAAAAATTATCATTGACGACAAATTTATTGCGCCGAATGTCAATTGCGTATCTGAAAAAAATCTTAAAGGATATATTCTGGAACTGGTGGGACTGTTGAATATTCGCGGCGAGGCAATTGCGGCTCGAATGGGTGCAGAAGGCCATGGTGGGGTTGCCGGAATTTCCGACTTTTTATTACTTCAAACGATCAATCGTTATCAGGTATTGTTTAAACATTTGTCAACACTTCCGGATTTGCATCCGGAAAGAGTTTATCAGTTGCTCATTCAACTTTCAGGTGAATTGGTCGCTTTTTTCTCTAAAAAAAAACGTCCTGTAGATTATCCGTCCTACAGTCATAATGACCTTCAGGGGACGTTCACCCCAGTCATAGAAGATCTGCGGCGGTTACTGGTAAAAGTGTATGAACAAAGAGCCGTTCCCATAGAGCTTTCAGATCCTAAATACAATACATATGCCGCCCGCAGGCCGGATGTGAGCCTGCTTAAGAGCGCTATTTTCGTATTGGCTGTCAAAGCCCGGGTGGATAACAAGACCCTTCGGGATGATTTGCCGAACCAGATCATTATTGCACCGGTTGAAACAATCAATGAATATATTAAATCCCTCACGCCTGGTATTGGCGTTCACTATCTGCCGGTGGCGCCACAGGAGTTGCCATACCACCCCGGGTTTATCTATTTTGAACTCAATACCCAATGTGATTTATGGCAAAAATTAATGCAATCAGCCGGTATTGCCATACATATTTCCGGTAATCTCCCCGATCTTCAGCTGGAGTTCTGGGCAATTAAACAAGGGTAA
- the tagH gene encoding type VI secretion system-associated FHA domain protein TagH — protein MQLRIKVLTYKGRPPQRELSVFFDKKSGTIGRSPDNDLHLTDPDFIVSSKHASIVFDDNSYYIEDHSTNGSFFLDTGHELRNSSHSLKNGDKLEIGNYVLEVSISDVSDHSPHAPNSITFFTQDNGAAEDHENEQSPSSSPFSSPPDQDNEIKPPGVFDSGITTAGHYDPPSIAADVPEEQHPEPRDPFPLTPPDNFNPENLLASLDEPILSDSRSETSTLTTTTASLFSQSQFDDGFDLLEKDLQTDDAGAIPDVSTPSQEKLKEVGNIRPKSIETPRQETEFSKSDDTEKDSIPSSDMAEEGNELIAIFLEALGIKDEKGVLPEEIPEFMQTVGTVLKELADGLRAVLWARAESKGQITGITKTMIEIKRNNPLKFSPTVEDALKLMLLDKRTGFMDAVSAVREGYEDVKKHQLAVNAGVQATLQKLLNHLDPQNFEKQYEKKHVMKNKYCWEAYKNAYNDIVKETPKKFFDHEFAKAYKELVSRIEDVEMKS, from the coding sequence ATGCAACTCAGGATTAAAGTTTTAACTTACAAAGGACGTCCGCCACAGAGAGAATTATCCGTTTTTTTTGATAAAAAAAGTGGAACAATCGGCCGTTCACCGGACAATGATCTTCATTTGACGGATCCTGATTTTATTGTTTCGTCCAAACATGCCAGTATTGTTTTTGACGATAATTCTTACTATATAGAAGACCACAGCACAAACGGCTCCTTTTTTTTAGATACAGGGCATGAATTACGAAACAGCAGCCATTCTCTGAAAAATGGTGATAAGCTTGAAATTGGTAATTATGTATTAGAAGTCAGCATATCTGATGTTTCTGATCATTCTCCCCATGCGCCGAATTCTATTACGTTTTTTACGCAGGATAACGGTGCTGCAGAAGACCATGAGAATGAGCAATCCCCAAGTTCTTCCCCTTTTTCTTCTCCTCCCGATCAGGACAATGAAATAAAACCTCCCGGTGTTTTTGATTCCGGCATAACCACTGCCGGGCATTATGATCCCCCTTCGATTGCCGCAGATGTGCCTGAAGAGCAACATCCTGAACCACGTGACCCTTTTCCATTAACTCCCCCCGATAATTTCAACCCGGAAAACCTGCTGGCTTCCTTGGATGAACCTATTTTGTCCGATAGCCGGAGTGAAACTTCTACGTTGACAACGACTACGGCTTCACTATTTTCGCAATCCCAATTTGACGATGGTTTTGATTTGTTGGAAAAGGACCTCCAAACAGATGATGCCGGTGCAATTCCAGACGTTTCGACGCCATCCCAAGAAAAATTGAAAGAAGTTGGGAATATACGTCCAAAAAGTATTGAAACACCGCGACAAGAGACTGAGTTCTCAAAAAGTGACGATACTGAAAAGGATAGCATCCCTTCGTCTGATATGGCAGAAGAAGGGAATGAGCTGATTGCAATTTTTCTTGAAGCCCTGGGGATAAAGGATGAAAAAGGGGTTCTTCCCGAAGAGATTCCCGAATTCATGCAGACAGTCGGAACCGTTTTGAAAGAACTTGCAGATGGACTGAGGGCCGTATTATGGGCGCGCGCTGAGAGTAAAGGTCAAATTACCGGGATTACGAAGACAATGATTGAAATAAAAAGAAATAATCCGCTTAAATTTTCTCCAACTGTAGAGGATGCTCTCAAGCTCATGTTGTTAGATAAAAGAACGGGTTTTATGGATGCCGTTTCTGCCGTCCGTGAAGGTTATGAAGATGTAAAAAAACATCAGTTGGCTGTGAACGCAGGCGTACAGGCAACCCTGCAGAAGTTACTCAACCACCTGGACCCTCAAAATTTTGAAAAACAATATGAAAAAAAACATGTCATGAAAAACAAATATTGCTGGGAGGCTTATAAGAATGCCTATAATGACATTGTAAAAGAGACGCCGAAAAAATTTTTTGATCATGAATTCGCCAAAGCCTATAAAGAGTTGGTGTCGAGGATAGAGGATGTTGAAATGAAAAGCTGA
- a CDS encoding tetratricopeptide repeat protein encodes MKTKNNLFVILLSLCLLASCVSKQAPKKIEEPNLGEKYIQTGESYESQGRLQSALEQYELALTVDADNPSAIAHKKKVEAALYEIARQHYEKGLVLDEQGRYDAARRQYLSALQNWPEYTPAKEKLSPGGVSLNSKDYILHTLLDGQSVSKLSLIYYGDLKYYPIIGKFNNMADVTRVRAGDKLKIPVLSGLTVEDLQKRYNAYMKERQEKREQQTAPSKPEVVVPAEPVIPAEPEALPQEPDQPEVPEKTQVPEQPDVTEPSDVTEIPEPPKETEPAPADVEESTPVPQVKTPTDYDQAMILFQQKKYGRAIPLFKKAQAEDPDNAQINTNLFESYFQQGLIQFKKEHYLDARHSFSLAMQYNDDACNQCRTYIKTCEDTYKEKHYNLGIHYFGKEQLKRAISEWEQVEEVDPGYKDVQSNLKKARTLYERLESIKQSNTK; translated from the coding sequence ATGAAAACAAAAAACAATCTATTTGTAATACTGCTGTCACTGTGTCTTTTGGCAAGCTGCGTATCCAAGCAGGCGCCAAAAAAAATCGAAGAACCCAACCTGGGCGAAAAGTATATCCAGACCGGTGAGTCATATGAAAGTCAGGGCCGGCTTCAAAGTGCCTTGGAGCAGTATGAGCTGGCTTTGACGGTTGACGCGGATAATCCCTCTGCCATAGCACATAAAAAAAAGGTGGAAGCGGCGCTGTATGAAATAGCACGGCAACACTATGAAAAAGGGCTGGTCCTTGATGAACAGGGGCGATACGATGCGGCAAGAAGACAATATTTAAGTGCACTTCAAAACTGGCCGGAGTATACCCCGGCCAAAGAGAAATTAAGTCCCGGCGGTGTCTCCCTGAACTCAAAAGATTATATTCTACATACACTGCTTGACGGGCAAAGTGTTTCAAAGTTGAGTTTAATCTATTACGGAGATCTGAAATATTATCCCATTATCGGTAAATTTAACAATATGGCGGATGTCACCCGGGTTCGTGCCGGGGATAAACTTAAAATTCCGGTCCTGAGCGGATTGACCGTTGAAGATCTCCAAAAGAGATATAATGCATATATGAAAGAGCGGCAGGAAAAGCGTGAGCAACAAACCGCTCCGTCAAAACCCGAAGTTGTGGTTCCGGCAGAACCGGTAATTCCGGCAGAACCGGAGGCGCTGCCCCAGGAACCTGACCAGCCTGAAGTACCGGAGAAAACCCAGGTACCTGAACAGCCTGATGTCACCGAACCCTCTGATGTCACTGAAATTCCAGAACCCCCGAAGGAGACGGAGCCTGCCCCTGCTGATGTTGAAGAAAGTACACCGGTTCCGCAGGTTAAAACCCCTACGGACTATGACCAGGCCATGATCCTTTTCCAACAGAAAAAATATGGCCGGGCCATCCCGCTTTTTAAAAAAGCACAAGCTGAGGATCCGGACAACGCTCAGATTAATACCAATCTGTTTGAAAGCTATTTCCAGCAGGGACTGATTCAATTTAAGAAAGAACACTATCTTGACGCCAGGCATAGCTTTTCATTGGCGATGCAGTATAATGACGACGCTTGTAATCAATGTCGTACCTACATTAAAACCTGTGAAGATACCTATAAAGAGAAGCATTACAATCTTGGCATCCATTATTTCGGCAAAGAGCAGCTTAAACGGGCTATAAGCGAATGGGAGCAAGTTGAAGAGGTTGATCCAGGTTATAAAGATGTCCAGTCCAACCTGAAAAAAGCCCGGACCCTTTATGAAAGGCTGGAAAGTATTAAGCAGAGTAATACCAAATGA
- a CDS encoding polysaccharide deacetylase family protein, with protein MYQSKTYVLYPRDRGVAIENLARQYYGSERDIWRIEDAHNPDSPGNDDFITIPLKEKNKGGVFVNGYQTVPILCYHKFLPNNPSPLNTSPDIFRAHLTFLKDNGFRTISPDMLLDFLKYRRQIPKKAVMITIDDGFKSGLKTAAPILSEFGFSAVFFVYTDYIGVSGKALTWQDLRLLKANGFYIGSHSTSHSDLSRKLEDETNDAYRERLYKEIVVSKQTLDRKLNQNTTIFSFPYGRFNKHVMALSRKAGYEMAVSVERGSNPFFSNPLALKRDMILKKDIKTFKTRLHTFTKLSLK; from the coding sequence GTGTACCAATCAAAAACATATGTATTATATCCCAGGGACCGGGGTGTTGCTATAGAAAATTTGGCCAGGCAGTATTATGGCAGTGAGCGGGATATTTGGCGCATAGAGGATGCCCATAATCCGGACAGCCCAGGCAACGACGATTTTATTACGATCCCCCTGAAAGAGAAAAATAAAGGCGGTGTGTTTGTCAACGGATACCAGACGGTTCCCATTCTGTGTTACCACAAATTTCTCCCGAATAATCCATCGCCCTTAAATACATCTCCCGATATTTTTAGAGCGCATCTGACTTTTCTTAAGGATAATGGTTTTAGGACAATTTCTCCTGATATGCTCTTGGATTTTTTAAAATATCGGCGGCAAATTCCTAAAAAAGCGGTTATGATAACCATTGACGATGGGTTTAAATCAGGATTAAAAACAGCCGCCCCCATACTTTCGGAATTTGGGTTCTCCGCTGTTTTTTTTGTTTATACGGACTATATCGGGGTGTCTGGTAAGGCCCTGACATGGCAGGATCTTCGTCTGCTCAAAGCCAATGGGTTTTATATTGGGTCCCATTCGACCTCCCATAGTGATTTAAGTCGCAAGCTGGAAGACGAAACCAATGATGCATATAGAGAACGGCTTTACAAGGAGATTGTCGTTTCAAAGCAGACCTTAGATCGTAAATTAAACCAGAACACCACTATTTTTTCCTTTCCTTATGGGCGCTTTAATAAACATGTGATGGCGCTTTCCCGAAAGGCCGGCTATGAAATGGCCGTTTCCGTGGAGCGGGGAAGCAACCCGTTTTTTTCAAATCCCCTTGCATTGAAAAGGGATATGATATTAAAAAAAGATATTAAGACGTTTAAAACCAGATTACATACATTTACGAAATTGTCTTTAAAGTGA
- a CDS encoding protein kinase: MQSNTNKKATSGSLSLELESSVHSSLMRAARGNQFLNRNRSPLIIYAVIFFGIAILCHVLFKNAQNESRREFYDSGALSAETIAEKVTAPLLEKDVLTLNVAVGELEKKYHPIFTAILDHDDKIIAHSDPNEIGKAYTAPANKIEIRTDKTVTIERMTIKDKSLICFSKVLVFSNVPIGEIHFGLDAAPLDQEIAGYGRRIFIIWGVCAVCFIAAIFLTDIYLKNKQQKILEEIEKTRKVGPYLLTKKIAQGGMAELYLAEYMREDGFRRTVAVKKILPHLIENQDFVDMFIREARLAAILQHPNIVQIYDLIKLHNAHFMAMEYVPGKNLAEVLAYEKKGLAVGMATFIIQKISLGLYYSHTRTSDDTGEPLNIVHRDVSTQNMLISFKGEVKISDFGISKARSEPSLTRAGVIKGKLSYLAPEQALGKGADHQSDLYALGIIFYEILSGKRLYKFENELEALSTLPTMDVPPINSIRTDIPDELNQIVMKCLEKDPKNRYDSGKMIYEDLAQFRKNQNISFDETNLIDFMTKRFK, translated from the coding sequence ATGCAGTCCAACACAAACAAAAAAGCGACATCCGGCAGCCTATCCTTAGAGCTTGAATCAAGCGTTCATTCAAGTCTAATGAGAGCTGCCAGGGGAAATCAATTCTTAAACCGTAACCGCTCCCCCCTAATTATATATGCCGTTATTTTTTTCGGTATTGCTATCTTATGTCATGTCTTGTTCAAAAACGCCCAGAATGAAAGCCGCCGGGAATTTTATGATTCAGGGGCACTGTCTGCAGAAACAATAGCTGAAAAAGTGACGGCACCGTTACTGGAGAAAGATGTGCTTACCCTGAATGTGGCTGTGGGGGAACTGGAAAAAAAGTATCATCCGATTTTTACGGCTATCCTTGACCATGACGATAAAATCATTGCCCACAGCGACCCGAATGAAATCGGCAAGGCATATACGGCACCTGCAAATAAAATAGAGATCCGTACAGACAAAACCGTAACCATTGAACGCATGACCATAAAAGACAAAAGCCTTATCTGTTTTTCTAAAGTACTTGTCTTTTCAAATGTGCCCATCGGAGAGATACATTTTGGTCTTGATGCAGCCCCCCTGGATCAAGAAATTGCCGGATATGGGAGGCGTATATTCATTATCTGGGGGGTATGTGCCGTCTGTTTTATTGCGGCAATTTTTCTTACGGATATATACCTTAAAAACAAACAGCAAAAAATCCTTGAAGAAATTGAGAAAACGCGGAAAGTCGGACCGTATTTGCTCACCAAAAAAATTGCCCAAGGCGGTATGGCCGAGCTTTATCTTGCTGAATATATGAGAGAGGACGGATTCAGGCGGACCGTAGCCGTAAAAAAAATTTTACCCCATTTGATAGAAAACCAGGATTTTGTGGATATGTTCATCCGGGAGGCCCGGTTAGCCGCAATTCTCCAGCATCCCAATATCGTCCAGATCTATGATTTGATTAAACTGCACAACGCCCATTTCATGGCCATGGAATATGTCCCCGGAAAAAATCTTGCCGAAGTACTCGCCTATGAGAAAAAAGGACTGGCAGTGGGCATGGCCACATTCATCATTCAAAAAATTAGTCTTGGGCTCTATTATTCGCACACAAGAACCAGTGATGATACCGGAGAACCTTTAAATATTGTCCACAGAGATGTCAGTACCCAAAATATGCTGATCTCATTTAAAGGGGAAGTCAAAATAAGTGATTTCGGTATTTCCAAGGCCCGATCTGAGCCCAGCCTCACCCGGGCAGGTGTGATAAAGGGGAAATTATCGTACCTTGCACCTGAACAGGCCTTGGGAAAAGGCGCAGACCATCAGTCCGACCTCTATGCGCTTGGGATTATTTTTTACGAAATTTTGTCAGGAAAACGCCTGTACAAATTTGAAAATGAACTTGAGGCATTGAGTACGCTGCCGACAATGGATGTTCCTCCCATTAACTCGATTCGAACAGACATTCCCGATGAACTCAACCAAATAGTCATGAAATGCCTGGAAAAAGATCCCAAAAACCGGTACGACTCCGGCAAAATGATTTACGAAGACCTGGCACAATTCAGAAAAAACCAAAACATTTCGTTTGATGAAACCAACCTGATTGATTTCATGACAAAGAGATTTAAATAA
- a CDS encoding Stp1/IreP family PP2C-type Ser/Thr phosphatase: protein MANYIFVGKTDQGLKRKNNEDAVLINEHNGFCLVADGIGGAVGGDVASRIFADTAQDVFAKADSLNESTYTTIQRVFLNANEYILNYAGNHPDCEGMGCTAELFAIEDGRYVLGHIGDSRTYRMRNNELKQLTKDHSLVQEQLDQGLIKPEDVSTHALKNVILRAVGIKKNPAVDIIRGNLFSGDIFLLCSDGLTDLVDQEILKQYILSPLPFEQKAEALIQEANNRGGKDNISVVLVQIR, encoded by the coding sequence ATGGCAAATTATATTTTTGTTGGAAAAACCGACCAAGGCCTGAAACGTAAAAATAATGAGGATGCTGTTCTAATCAATGAACATAACGGTTTCTGCCTTGTGGCTGACGGGATAGGCGGGGCTGTGGGGGGAGACGTGGCCAGCCGCATATTTGCGGATACGGCACAAGACGTATTTGCCAAGGCTGACAGCCTGAATGAATCCACCTATACCACCATCCAGCGGGTGTTTTTAAATGCCAATGAATACATTTTAAACTATGCCGGCAACCATCCCGATTGTGAAGGCATGGGGTGTACCGCTGAATTGTTTGCCATCGAAGATGGGCGATATGTGCTTGGCCATATTGGTGACAGCCGCACATACAGAATGAGAAACAATGAATTAAAACAACTGACAAAAGACCACTCCCTGGTCCAGGAGCAGCTTGACCAGGGACTGATCAAACCTGAAGATGTCAGCACCCATGCCTTGAAGAACGTAATCTTACGGGCTGTCGGCATAAAAAAAAATCCGGCGGTGGATATAATACGGGGCAACCTGTTTAGCGGTGATATTTTTCTGCTCTGCTCCGACGGCCTGACCGATCTGGTGGACCAGGAAATATTAAAACAATATATTCTTTCTCCCCTGCCCTTTGAACAAAAAGCCGAGGCTCTGATTCAAGAGGCAAATAATAGGGGCGGCAAAGACAATATATCCGTTGTTCTAGTACAAATCAGGTAG
- a CDS encoding bifunctional sulfate adenylyltransferase/adenylylsulfate kinase encodes MSQDTSLVNLLVDQERHTALKQLLSSLPDITLNLRQICDFELLTTGVFSPLKGFMTQEAYESVLDRMRLPSGEIWPVPICLDVSRDLSDRFEVGQSVVLRDPEGFPLGIMAIEDIWQADREKEAMAVYGTTDMTHDEVARLQGGENRYYVGGSIEALNLPIHSDFKQIRNTPLEVQQQFSKLGWKRVVGFQTRQPIHRPQFELTIQAMKKAKANLLMLPIAGIPRPGDFDHYTRMRCYQKVAAHYPPDTYMLNLLPLSTRMAGPRDAVLHMIIGKNFGCTHFVIGHNHATPGKDSCGNPFYDTPQVRELAQEAGKDIGIEPVFFEEMVYLPFEDEFKLASEVKDGQETLSFTNDDIRDRVRKGKHIPEWASFPEVIKELRQSYPSPASQGFTVFLTGLSGAGKSTIANVLYSKFMEMGTRPVTLLDGDIVRRNLSSELNFSKEHRDINVRRIGFVASEITKNRGVAICAPIAPYERTRSKIRTSIEAHGGFFEIHVATPISVCEKRDRKGMYAKAKAGLLKGFTGVDDPYEEPLNPELSIDTSNLTPDEAVQQILLLISEKGFV; translated from the coding sequence ATGTCCCAAGACACCTCTCTTGTCAATCTCCTGGTGGATCAGGAACGTCATACAGCACTTAAACAATTATTATCATCCTTGCCGGATATCACATTGAATCTGCGCCAGATTTGTGATTTTGAACTGTTAACCACAGGCGTGTTCAGTCCGCTGAAAGGATTTATGACCCAGGAGGCCTATGAAAGTGTTCTTGACCGCATGCGTCTGCCGTCTGGTGAAATCTGGCCTGTACCCATCTGTCTTGATGTTTCCCGGGATCTTTCAGACCGGTTTGAGGTCGGCCAGTCCGTGGTTCTTCGTGACCCTGAAGGGTTCCCTTTAGGTATCATGGCTATTGAAGATATTTGGCAGGCGGACAGGGAAAAAGAGGCCATGGCTGTTTACGGCACCACAGACATGACCCATGATGAGGTGGCCCGGCTTCAGGGAGGGGAAAACAGATACTATGTCGGCGGCAGTATTGAAGCGTTGAATCTGCCGATTCATTCTGATTTTAAGCAGATCCGCAACACGCCTTTGGAGGTGCAGCAACAGTTTTCCAAGCTGGGCTGGAAACGGGTTGTGGGCTTCCAGACCCGGCAGCCCATTCACCGTCCCCAGTTCGAGTTGACCATCCAGGCCATGAAAAAGGCAAAGGCAAATTTGTTGATGCTGCCCATCGCAGGTATCCCCAGACCCGGAGATTTTGATCATTATACCCGGATGCGCTGTTACCAAAAAGTGGCCGCCCATTACCCCCCGGACACATATATGCTGAATCTGCTGCCGCTATCCACACGGATGGCAGGTCCCAGGGATGCAGTGCTTCATATGATTATCGGGAAAAATTTTGGGTGTACTCACTTTGTCATCGGGCATAACCATGCAACCCCGGGAAAGGACAGTTGCGGCAACCCCTTTTACGATACCCCTCAGGTTAGGGAACTGGCACAGGAGGCTGGCAAAGATATCGGTATTGAACCGGTATTTTTTGAAGAGATGGTCTATCTGCCCTTTGAGGATGAGTTCAAGCTGGCCAGCGAGGTCAAAGACGGCCAGGAAACGCTCTCTTTTACCAACGACGATATCCGAGACCGGGTCAGAAAGGGTAAGCATATACCCGAATGGGCAAGTTTTCCGGAGGTGATCAAAGAATTGCGCCAATCCTATCCGTCACCTGCCAGTCAAGGGTTTACGGTTTTCCTCACAGGGCTTTCAGGAGCCGGAAAATCAACCATTGCCAATGTGCTGTATTCAAAATTTATGGAAATGGGTACCCGGCCCGTAACCCTTTTGGACGGCGACATTGTCCGGCGCAATCTCTCTTCAGAGCTTAATTTTTCTAAAGAGCACCGTGATATCAATGTCCGGCGAATCGGGTTTGTGGCATCCGAGATCACCAAGAACCGGGGTGTTGCCATTTGTGCTCCCATTGCTCCCTACGAGCGGACAAGGTCAAAAATCCGTACATCCATCGAGGCCCATGGCGGCTTTTTTGAAATCCATGTGGCCACCCCCATCAGCGTGTGTGAAAAAAGGGACCGTAAAGGTATGTATGCCAAAGCTAAAGCCGGCCTGCTCAAAGGCTTCACCGGGGTGGATGACCCTTATGAGGAACCTTTAAACCCGGAACTGTCCATTGACACCTCCAATCTGACCCCGGATGAGGCGGTCCAGCAGATTTTATTGCTGATTAGTGAAAAGGGGTTTGTGTAA